The following are encoded together in the Candidatus Woesebacteria bacterium genome:
- a CDS encoding YbaB/EbfC family nucleoid-associated protein, with product MAFDKFKQLGELNKMRQEAKKLQKELEKEEVTYEKGAIKIKVNGAQQIVYFQLDDSDRDDIKEAINEAMKEVQKKAARKMMEMGGGLSGLFGK from the coding sequence ATGGCATTTGATAAATTTAAACAACTCGGCGAATTAAACAAAATGCGCCAAGAAGCAAAAAAACTTCAAAAGGAACTCGAGAAAGAGGAAGTTACATATGAGAAAGGTGCAATAAAAATTAAAGTTAACGGTGCACAACAAATTGTGTACTTTCAATTAGACGACAGTGATCGTGATGATATCAAGGAAGCAATCAATGAAGCAATGAAGGAAGTACAAAAAAAGGCGGCGCGAAAGATGATGGAGATGGGCGGTGGACTTTCGGGACTTTTTGGTAAATAA
- the recR gene encoding recombination protein RecR, which produces MKVPKPISNLIESFQKLPGIGPKSAQRLTYYLLHVPQSQLEEFGQALTNLKKDTVLCSLCKNVAETDPCPICLDHGREGDTILVVEQPLDILAFERTGKYNGLYHVLHGAISPLDNIGPDELFVNELFDRLSNGHAIIEVIVATNPTMEGDATAMYLSKKIKEMSPKTKISRLGMGIPTGADLEYADETTLSEAIRGRRIL; this is translated from the coding sequence ATGAAAGTTCCCAAACCTATTTCTAATCTAATTGAAAGTTTTCAAAAATTACCCGGTATTGGTCCAAAATCTGCCCAGAGACTGACTTACTATTTACTTCATGTACCTCAAAGCCAGCTTGAAGAATTTGGTCAAGCACTTACCAATCTCAAAAAGGATACCGTGCTTTGCTCACTATGCAAAAATGTTGCCGAGACGGATCCTTGTCCTATTTGCTTAGACCACGGACGTGAGGGAGATACTATTCTCGTGGTTGAACAACCGCTTGATATTTTGGCTTTTGAAAGGACGGGTAAATACAATGGTTTGTATCACGTTTTACATGGAGCGATTAGTCCGCTAGATAACATTGGACCCGACGAGCTTTTTGTTAACGAACTGTTTGATCGATTATCGAATGGTCATGCTATTATTGAAGTTATCGTAGCTACGAATCCAACCATGGAAGGTGATGCAACGGCAATGTATCTGAGCAAAAAGATTAAAGAAATGTCTCCGAAGACAAAAATATCGCGTTTGGGAATGGGAATACCGACGGGTGCGGATTTGGAGTATGCTGACGAGACAACGTTGTCAGAAGCCATACGAGGTAGAAGGATTTTATGA
- a CDS encoding PIG-L family deacetylase, with protein sequence MDNLINELEKIRGKTLLVCYPHPDDETMISGGLLREAKKYDIKTVVLVLTQGGEGKMHIHPRGKSVKEVRTKELNSAMTKLKVDKVILENYPDAYLRDCKDLWTKKLTRQIRELKPAMVVTYDHSGITGNPDHIVLSLELTRIISSMKKNARPIFYFATLDLENKPLVSRYMCSEVLPYVSKATSFLKINIVRKILTARVYKSQNVMNLKTALYYLIFLRKEWYHKVDFDKTYPFKYVPFKL encoded by the coding sequence ATGGATAATTTAATTAACGAATTAGAAAAGATTCGGGGAAAAACTTTGCTTGTTTGCTATCCTCATCCGGACGATGAAACGATGATCTCGGGAGGTCTTCTTCGTGAAGCAAAAAAGTATGATATCAAAACTGTTGTGCTGGTATTAACCCAGGGCGGTGAGGGGAAAATGCATATTCATCCAAGAGGAAAATCTGTCAAAGAAGTTAGAACCAAAGAACTTAATAGTGCTATGACCAAATTAAAAGTTGATAAAGTGATATTGGAAAATTACCCCGACGCTTATTTGCGGGATTGCAAAGATCTCTGGACAAAAAAGCTAACACGACAAATCAGAGAATTAAAGCCTGCTATGGTGGTTACGTATGATCATTCGGGGATTACCGGTAATCCGGATCATATCGTATTGTCACTTGAATTAACGAGAATAATTTCTTCTATGAAGAAAAATGCAAGGCCAATTTTCTACTTTGCGACATTGGATTTGGAAAATAAACCGCTTGTGTCAAGATACATGTGTTCAGAAGTATTGCCTTATGTGTCAAAAGCAACAAGCTTTTTGAAGATCAATATTGTCAGAAAAATATTGACAGCGCGAGTGTACAAAAGTCAAAATGTGATGAATTTAAAAACAGCGCTTTACTATCTGATTTTTCTACGTAAGGAATGGTATCATAAAGTAGATTTTGACAAAACATATCCCTTTAAATATGTCCCTTTCAAACTCTAA
- a CDS encoding cysteine--tRNA ligase: MQIFNSLSRKLEVFTPLGEGAVGLYTCGPTVYDFVTIGNWRTYALGDLVVRTLGYLGFTTKYIMNITDVGHLTGDNEGDASIGEDRLEKGAKRENKTAWEIADFYAKDFLKGFDELNLTHPIRFTKATDYIQEQIELVKRIETKGYTYEILDDGIYFDIKKYERDGYSYGDLSNLDVRKEGARVKINPGRKDPRDFALWKYSPKGVKRHMEWESPWGIGFPGWHIECSAMSMKYLGEQFDIHIGGEDLKSTHHPNEIAQSEAATGKIPYVKYWIHGAFLLIDGGRMGKSLHNAYTLTDIGKKGFSPMDVRYFYLTGHYRKKLNFTWEALEAARNSRQKLVEQVRAAKKQTARTVMSEEKNQKVHLFQNDFKNAISEDFNMPQALSVFWSMLKSNIPSEDKYDLAVSFDDVLGLNIRKSIEESERNPVDIPDVVNALAQKREDFRKRGDFTQADEVRKEIESAGFDIKDSSDGYKLKKIR; encoded by the coding sequence ATGCAGATATTTAATTCTTTATCAAGAAAACTGGAAGTATTTACTCCTCTTGGAGAAGGTGCTGTGGGACTGTATACCTGTGGGCCAACCGTTTACGATTTTGTAACGATAGGTAATTGGAGGACATATGCACTTGGTGATTTGGTTGTCAGAACGCTCGGCTATTTGGGATTTACGACAAAGTACATCATGAACATAACCGATGTCGGGCACTTGACGGGCGACAACGAAGGCGATGCCAGTATTGGTGAAGACCGACTGGAAAAAGGTGCAAAAAGAGAAAATAAAACAGCATGGGAAATTGCTGATTTTTATGCTAAAGATTTTTTGAAGGGTTTTGACGAGTTGAATTTGACTCATCCAATTAGATTCACAAAAGCCACCGACTATATACAAGAACAAATTGAATTAGTTAAAAGAATCGAAACAAAAGGCTATACATATGAAATACTTGATGATGGAATATATTTTGATATTAAAAAATATGAACGTGACGGATATAGTTATGGTGATCTTTCAAACCTTGATGTAAGAAAAGAAGGGGCAAGAGTGAAGATCAATCCCGGGAGGAAAGACCCTAGGGATTTTGCTCTTTGGAAATATTCACCAAAGGGAGTTAAGCGCCACATGGAATGGGAAAGCCCATGGGGAATTGGATTTCCCGGTTGGCACATTGAATGTTCGGCTATGAGCATGAAGTATTTAGGTGAACAATTTGATATTCATATTGGTGGAGAAGATTTAAAAAGCACTCATCACCCAAATGAAATAGCTCAAAGTGAAGCTGCAACCGGTAAAATACCGTATGTCAAATATTGGATTCACGGTGCGTTTTTGCTTATCGATGGTGGGCGCATGGGGAAAAGTTTACATAACGCATATACACTCACTGACATAGGCAAGAAGGGATTTAGCCCGATGGATGTAAGATATTTTTATTTAACCGGTCACTACCGCAAGAAACTCAACTTTACCTGGGAAGCGCTCGAGGCGGCCAGAAACTCACGCCAGAAATTAGTCGAACAAGTACGAGCAGCAAAAAAACAAACAGCAAGAACTGTGATGTCTGAGGAAAAGAATCAGAAAGTGCACTTGTTTCAAAATGATTTTAAAAACGCTATCTCTGAGGATTTCAACATGCCTCAGGCCTTAAGCGTCTTTTGGTCGATGCTAAAAAGCAATATTCCTTCAGAGGATAAATATGATCTTGCTGTTAGCTTTGATGATGTGCTTGGTTTGAATATCCGCAAGTCGATCGAAGAATCAGAAAGAAATCCCGTGGATATCCCTGATGTTGTTAATGCCTTGGCGCAAAAAAGAGAGGATTTTAGGAAAAGGGGAGACTTCACACAAGCCGATGAGGTGAGAAAAGAGATTGAATCTGCTGGTTTTGATATCAAAGATTCTTCTGATGGCTACAAACTCAAAAAGATTCGTTAA
- a CDS encoding HAD family phosphatase — protein MKKYGAIFDLDGTIVDDDFIYGNAFSQVLKKLGAKNVPDIPHTGGIGIDENWPILFDKYKITTQHSIEDLSALVTDYFLAHVKLARIKRGFISFAHDLGESDFAIALATSTTWSIADALISTLDLQGVFESITTGEEVGNKKPSPEIFNLAADKISVPAKQCVVFEDSAAGVEAGLSAGMMVVGVYKDEIRKEALSGAHKLIHDFDLISVEEVLALFSDK, from the coding sequence ATGAAAAAATACGGAGCAATATTTGATTTGGATGGAACGATTGTCGACGACGATTTTATCTACGGCAATGCCTTCAGCCAAGTTCTAAAAAAATTGGGTGCGAAAAACGTTCCCGACATACCCCACACCGGAGGTATTGGCATTGATGAAAATTGGCCTATTCTTTTTGATAAATACAAGATAACAACACAACACAGTATCGAGGACTTGTCGGCACTCGTAACAGATTATTTTTTAGCACATGTAAAACTGGCGCGAATAAAAAGGGGATTTATCTCCTTTGCTCACGACCTTGGTGAATCCGATTTTGCAATTGCCCTGGCGACAAGTACGACATGGAGTATTGCCGATGCGTTAATCAGCACCCTAGATTTACAGGGAGTCTTTGAAAGTATTACAACAGGCGAGGAAGTAGGAAATAAAAAGCCTTCTCCCGAGATTTTTAATTTGGCAGCCGACAAAATATCTGTTCCGGCAAAACAGTGTGTAGTCTTTGAAGATTCAGCGGCGGGAGTTGAAGCTGGTCTTAGTGCAGGTATGATGGTTGTGGGTGTCTATAAAGACGAAATTCGTAAAGAAGCTTTGTCGGGTGCGCACAAACTTATTCATGATTTTGATTTAATATCAGTCGAAGAGGTGTTAGCGTTATTTAGCGATAAGTAG